A stretch of Lactuca sativa cultivar Salinas chromosome 6, Lsat_Salinas_v11, whole genome shotgun sequence DNA encodes these proteins:
- the LOC111900446 gene encoding SPX domain-containing membrane protein At4g22990 isoform X2 gives MVAFGKKLKDRQIEEWQGYYIDYKLMKKKVKQYARQIETGGIERRYVLKDFSRMLDIQIEKVVLFLLEQQGILSSRIAKFGEQQETLQIELDLVKIAALREGYRDIGRDLLKLLFFVEINAIGLRKILKKFDKRLGYGFTDYYVKTRANHPYSQLQQVFKHVGLGAVVGAISRNLAELEDRQGSYLSIYDQPTRPLQDPVIDAIRSAVDRLSYSTNFLTFLGQHALIMHEELPMPTEENPDDQRYNFMSLFMNLVNTFLYMVNTYIIVPTADDYSMSLGAAATVCGVVIGAMAVAQIFSSIYFSAWSNKSYFKPLVFSSILLFIGNVMYALAYDFNSISVLLLGRLFCGLGSARAVNRRYISDCVPLKIRMQASAGFVSASALGMACGPALAGLLQLKFKIYMIHINQNTLPGWVMAVAWLLYLIWLSISFREPDRVSHKDLVHDYDTRQVGSDALEKGATQPLLSSEAHQDGEDDDQECDVSEELSEDSHAPVSSLKAAYKLLTPSVKVQLLIYFMLKYAMEILLAESSVITSYYFHWTTGKVSVFLVCLGLTVLPVNIIIGSNISNIFEDRQILLASEIMVFLGILASFNVIIPYTVTQYVLSGLVMFVSAEVLEGVNLSLLSRVMSSRLSRGTYNGGLLSTEAGTIARVIADATITLGGYAGESRLLNVTLLPSLAICILTIICTCLTYNSQY, from the exons ATGGTTGCTTTTGGGAAAAAGTTAAAAGACAGACAAATCGAAGAATGGCAAGG ATATTATATCGACTACAAACTTATGAAGAAAAAAGTTAAACAATATGCTCGACAGATTGAAACCGGAGGTATTGAACGTAGATACGTTCTCAAAGATTTCTCAAGAATGCTCGATATCCAG ATTGAAAAAGTTGTTCTCTTTTTACTGGAACAACAAGGGATTCTTTCTAGCAGGATAGCCAAGTTTGGAGAAcaacaagaaactcttcaaatcGAGCTTGATTTAGTCAAAATAGCTgctttgagagaaggttataggGACATTGGAAGAGATCTACTAAAGCTTCTGTTTTTCGTTGAGATAAATGCAATTGGACTTCGTAAGATCCTTAAAAAGTTTGATAAACGTTTAGGCTACGGCTTTACTGATTACTATGTTAAAACACGAGCGAATCATCCTTATTCCCAGCTTCAACAAGTCTTCAAGCATGTG GGTTTAGGGGCTGTGGTAGGCGCCATATCTCGAAATCTAGCAGAACTTGAAGATCGTCAGGGGAGTTACTTATCGATTTATGATCAACCGACTCGCCCTCTTCAG GATCCAGTAATCGACGCAATAAGATCAGCTGTAGACAGATTATCTTACTCGACAAATTTTCTTACTTTTTTGGGGCAACATGCTCTTATCATGCACGAAGAACTACCAATGCCTACAGAGGAAAACCCCGATGATCAAAGATATAATTTCATGTCACTTTTCATGAATTTGGTGAATACATTTCTTTATATGGTGAATACGTATATCATCGTCCCAACAGCAGATGACTACTCCATGAGCTTAGGAGCTGCAGCAACTGTTTGTGGGGTTGTGATTGGTGCCATGGCTGTTGCTCAAATCTTTTCTTCAATCTATTTTAGCGCGTGGTCAAACAAATCGTATTTCAAACCTTTAGTCTTTAGCAGCATCCTTCTTTTTATAGGAAATGTAATGTATGCATTGGCTTATGATTTCAACTCCATATCAGTGCTTCTACTCGGTCGTTTGTTTTGTGG TCTTGGGTCTGCTAGAGCAGTGAACCGAAGGTACATCAGTGATTGTGTCCCACTCAAGATCCGAATGCAGGCTTCAGCAGGTTTCGTTAGTGCGAGTGCTCTTGGAATGGCTTGTGGGCCCGCTCTTGCGGGTTTACTACAATTGAAATTCAAGATTTATATGATTCATATTAACCAAAACACATTACCTGGTTGGGTTATGGCTGTTGCATGGCTTTTATATCTTATATGGCTTTCGATTTCTTTTAGAGAACCCGATCGTGTTTCCCACAAGGATCTTGTCCATGATTATGACACAC GTCAAGTGGGGAGTGATGCCCTTGAGAAAGGCGCAACACAGCCACTATTAAGTTCAGAGGCACACCAAGATGGTGAAGATGATGATCAAGAATGTGACGTCAGTGAGGAACTATCAGAAGACTCGCATGCACCCGTTAGTTCCTTAAAGGCAGCATATAAGTTACTCACACCTTCTGTAAAG GTCCAATTGCTGATATATTTTATGCTAAAGTACGCAATGGAGATCTTGTTGGCAGAATCTAGTGTCATAACTTCATACTACTTTCACTGGACTACTGGTAAAGTTTCAGTATTTCTTGTGTGCCTCGGCCTAACTGTTCTTCCTGTAAATATTATCATCGGAAGCAATATCAGCAACATTTTTGAAGACAG ACAAATATTACTAGCATCCGAAATCATGGTTTTTTTGGGGATTCTCGCAAGTTTTAACGTAATAATTCCTTACACCGTGACTCAGTATGTCTTGTCAGGACTCGTGATGTTTGTTTCTGCCGAAGTTTTGGAAG GTGTGAATCTATCGCTTCTTTCTCGTGTGATGTCATCAAGGCTATCCCGTGGGACTTATAATGGTGGATTATTGTCGACTGAAGCTGGAACAATCGCGCGAGTGATTGCAGATGCTACAATAACATTAGGAGGTTATGCGGGGGAGAGTAGACTCTTGAATGTCACTTTACTACCTTCGCTTGCAATCTGTATATTGACGATTATTTGCACGTGTTTGACCTACAATTCACAATACTGA
- the LOC111900446 gene encoding SPX domain-containing membrane protein At4g22990 isoform X3 codes for MVAFGKKLKDRQIEEWQGYYIDYKLMKKKVKQYARQIETGGIERRYVLKDFSRMLDIQIEKVVLFLLEQQGILSSRIAKFGEQQETLQIELDLVKIAALREGYRDIGRDLLKLLFFVEINAIGLRKILKKFDKRLGYGFTDYYVKTRANHPYSQLQQVFKHVGLGAVVGAISRNLAELEDRQGSYLSIYDQPTRPLQDPVIDAIRSAVDRLSYSTNFLTFLGQHALIMHEELPMPTEENPDDQRYNFMSLFMNLVNTFLYMVNTYIIVPTADDYSMSLGAAATVCGVVIGAMAVAQIFSSIYFSAWSNKSYFKPLVFSSILLFIGNVMYALAYDFNSISVLLLGRLFCGLGSARAVNRRYISDCVPLKIRMQASAGFVSASALGMACGPALAGLLQLKFKIYMIHINQNTLPGWVMAVAWLLYLIWLSISFREPDRVSHKDLVHDYDTLGSDALEKGATQPLLSSEAHQDGEDDDQECDVSEELSEDSHAPVSSLKAAYKLLTPSVKVQLLIYFMLKYAMEILLAESSVITSYYFHWTTGKVSVFLVCLGLTVLPVNIIIGSNISNIFEDRQILLASEIMVFLGILASFNVIIPYTVTQYVLSGLVMFVSAEVLEGVNLSLLSRVMSSRLSRGTYNGGLLSTEAGTIARVIADATITLGGYAGESRLLNVTLLPSLAICILTIICTCLTYNSQY; via the exons ATGGTTGCTTTTGGGAAAAAGTTAAAAGACAGACAAATCGAAGAATGGCAAGG ATATTATATCGACTACAAACTTATGAAGAAAAAAGTTAAACAATATGCTCGACAGATTGAAACCGGAGGTATTGAACGTAGATACGTTCTCAAAGATTTCTCAAGAATGCTCGATATCCAG ATTGAAAAAGTTGTTCTCTTTTTACTGGAACAACAAGGGATTCTTTCTAGCAGGATAGCCAAGTTTGGAGAAcaacaagaaactcttcaaatcGAGCTTGATTTAGTCAAAATAGCTgctttgagagaaggttataggGACATTGGAAGAGATCTACTAAAGCTTCTGTTTTTCGTTGAGATAAATGCAATTGGACTTCGTAAGATCCTTAAAAAGTTTGATAAACGTTTAGGCTACGGCTTTACTGATTACTATGTTAAAACACGAGCGAATCATCCTTATTCCCAGCTTCAACAAGTCTTCAAGCATGTG GGTTTAGGGGCTGTGGTAGGCGCCATATCTCGAAATCTAGCAGAACTTGAAGATCGTCAGGGGAGTTACTTATCGATTTATGATCAACCGACTCGCCCTCTTCAG GATCCAGTAATCGACGCAATAAGATCAGCTGTAGACAGATTATCTTACTCGACAAATTTTCTTACTTTTTTGGGGCAACATGCTCTTATCATGCACGAAGAACTACCAATGCCTACAGAGGAAAACCCCGATGATCAAAGATATAATTTCATGTCACTTTTCATGAATTTGGTGAATACATTTCTTTATATGGTGAATACGTATATCATCGTCCCAACAGCAGATGACTACTCCATGAGCTTAGGAGCTGCAGCAACTGTTTGTGGGGTTGTGATTGGTGCCATGGCTGTTGCTCAAATCTTTTCTTCAATCTATTTTAGCGCGTGGTCAAACAAATCGTATTTCAAACCTTTAGTCTTTAGCAGCATCCTTCTTTTTATAGGAAATGTAATGTATGCATTGGCTTATGATTTCAACTCCATATCAGTGCTTCTACTCGGTCGTTTGTTTTGTGG TCTTGGGTCTGCTAGAGCAGTGAACCGAAGGTACATCAGTGATTGTGTCCCACTCAAGATCCGAATGCAGGCTTCAGCAGGTTTCGTTAGTGCGAGTGCTCTTGGAATGGCTTGTGGGCCCGCTCTTGCGGGTTTACTACAATTGAAATTCAAGATTTATATGATTCATATTAACCAAAACACATTACCTGGTTGGGTTATGGCTGTTGCATGGCTTTTATATCTTATATGGCTTTCGATTTCTTTTAGAGAACCCGATCGTGTTTCCCACAAGGATCTTGTCCATGATTATGACACAC TGGGGAGTGATGCCCTTGAGAAAGGCGCAACACAGCCACTATTAAGTTCAGAGGCACACCAAGATGGTGAAGATGATGATCAAGAATGTGACGTCAGTGAGGAACTATCAGAAGACTCGCATGCACCCGTTAGTTCCTTAAAGGCAGCATATAAGTTACTCACACCTTCTGTAAAG GTCCAATTGCTGATATATTTTATGCTAAAGTACGCAATGGAGATCTTGTTGGCAGAATCTAGTGTCATAACTTCATACTACTTTCACTGGACTACTGGTAAAGTTTCAGTATTTCTTGTGTGCCTCGGCCTAACTGTTCTTCCTGTAAATATTATCATCGGAAGCAATATCAGCAACATTTTTGAAGACAG ACAAATATTACTAGCATCCGAAATCATGGTTTTTTTGGGGATTCTCGCAAGTTTTAACGTAATAATTCCTTACACCGTGACTCAGTATGTCTTGTCAGGACTCGTGATGTTTGTTTCTGCCGAAGTTTTGGAAG GTGTGAATCTATCGCTTCTTTCTCGTGTGATGTCATCAAGGCTATCCCGTGGGACTTATAATGGTGGATTATTGTCGACTGAAGCTGGAACAATCGCGCGAGTGATTGCAGATGCTACAATAACATTAGGAGGTTATGCGGGGGAGAGTAGACTCTTGAATGTCACTTTACTACCTTCGCTTGCAATCTGTATATTGACGATTATTTGCACGTGTTTGACCTACAATTCACAATACTGA
- the LOC111900446 gene encoding SPX domain-containing membrane protein At4g22990 isoform X1: MVAFGKKLKDRQIEEWQGYYIDYKLMKKKVKQYARQIETGGIERRYVLKDFSRMLDIQIEKVVLFLLEQQGILSSRIAKFGEQQETLQIELDLVKIAALREGYRDIGRDLLKLLFFVEINAIGLRKILKKFDKRLGYGFTDYYVKTRANHPYSQLQQVFKHVGLGAVVGAISRNLAELEDRQGSYLSIYDQPTRPLQDPVIDAIRSAVDRLSYSTNFLTFLGQHALIMHEELPMPTEENPDDQRYNFMSLFMNLVNTFLYMVNTYIIVPTADDYSMSLGAAATVCGVVIGAMAVAQIFSSIYFSAWSNKSYFKPLVFSSILLFIGNVMYALAYDFNSISVLLLGRLFCGLGSARAVNRRYISDCVPLKIRMQASAGFVSASALGMACGPALAGLLQLKFKIYMIHINQNTLPGWVMAVAWLLYLIWLSISFREPDRVSHKDLVHDYDTRMFNSIFIGQVGSDALEKGATQPLLSSEAHQDGEDDDQECDVSEELSEDSHAPVSSLKAAYKLLTPSVKVQLLIYFMLKYAMEILLAESSVITSYYFHWTTGKVSVFLVCLGLTVLPVNIIIGSNISNIFEDRQILLASEIMVFLGILASFNVIIPYTVTQYVLSGLVMFVSAEVLEGVNLSLLSRVMSSRLSRGTYNGGLLSTEAGTIARVIADATITLGGYAGESRLLNVTLLPSLAICILTIICTCLTYNSQY, from the exons ATGGTTGCTTTTGGGAAAAAGTTAAAAGACAGACAAATCGAAGAATGGCAAGG ATATTATATCGACTACAAACTTATGAAGAAAAAAGTTAAACAATATGCTCGACAGATTGAAACCGGAGGTATTGAACGTAGATACGTTCTCAAAGATTTCTCAAGAATGCTCGATATCCAG ATTGAAAAAGTTGTTCTCTTTTTACTGGAACAACAAGGGATTCTTTCTAGCAGGATAGCCAAGTTTGGAGAAcaacaagaaactcttcaaatcGAGCTTGATTTAGTCAAAATAGCTgctttgagagaaggttataggGACATTGGAAGAGATCTACTAAAGCTTCTGTTTTTCGTTGAGATAAATGCAATTGGACTTCGTAAGATCCTTAAAAAGTTTGATAAACGTTTAGGCTACGGCTTTACTGATTACTATGTTAAAACACGAGCGAATCATCCTTATTCCCAGCTTCAACAAGTCTTCAAGCATGTG GGTTTAGGGGCTGTGGTAGGCGCCATATCTCGAAATCTAGCAGAACTTGAAGATCGTCAGGGGAGTTACTTATCGATTTATGATCAACCGACTCGCCCTCTTCAG GATCCAGTAATCGACGCAATAAGATCAGCTGTAGACAGATTATCTTACTCGACAAATTTTCTTACTTTTTTGGGGCAACATGCTCTTATCATGCACGAAGAACTACCAATGCCTACAGAGGAAAACCCCGATGATCAAAGATATAATTTCATGTCACTTTTCATGAATTTGGTGAATACATTTCTTTATATGGTGAATACGTATATCATCGTCCCAACAGCAGATGACTACTCCATGAGCTTAGGAGCTGCAGCAACTGTTTGTGGGGTTGTGATTGGTGCCATGGCTGTTGCTCAAATCTTTTCTTCAATCTATTTTAGCGCGTGGTCAAACAAATCGTATTTCAAACCTTTAGTCTTTAGCAGCATCCTTCTTTTTATAGGAAATGTAATGTATGCATTGGCTTATGATTTCAACTCCATATCAGTGCTTCTACTCGGTCGTTTGTTTTGTGG TCTTGGGTCTGCTAGAGCAGTGAACCGAAGGTACATCAGTGATTGTGTCCCACTCAAGATCCGAATGCAGGCTTCAGCAGGTTTCGTTAGTGCGAGTGCTCTTGGAATGGCTTGTGGGCCCGCTCTTGCGGGTTTACTACAATTGAAATTCAAGATTTATATGATTCATATTAACCAAAACACATTACCTGGTTGGGTTATGGCTGTTGCATGGCTTTTATATCTTATATGGCTTTCGATTTCTTTTAGAGAACCCGATCGTGTTTCCCACAAGGATCTTGTCCATGATTATGACACACGTATGTTTAATTCCATCTTT ATAGGTCAAGTGGGGAGTGATGCCCTTGAGAAAGGCGCAACACAGCCACTATTAAGTTCAGAGGCACACCAAGATGGTGAAGATGATGATCAAGAATGTGACGTCAGTGAGGAACTATCAGAAGACTCGCATGCACCCGTTAGTTCCTTAAAGGCAGCATATAAGTTACTCACACCTTCTGTAAAG GTCCAATTGCTGATATATTTTATGCTAAAGTACGCAATGGAGATCTTGTTGGCAGAATCTAGTGTCATAACTTCATACTACTTTCACTGGACTACTGGTAAAGTTTCAGTATTTCTTGTGTGCCTCGGCCTAACTGTTCTTCCTGTAAATATTATCATCGGAAGCAATATCAGCAACATTTTTGAAGACAG ACAAATATTACTAGCATCCGAAATCATGGTTTTTTTGGGGATTCTCGCAAGTTTTAACGTAATAATTCCTTACACCGTGACTCAGTATGTCTTGTCAGGACTCGTGATGTTTGTTTCTGCCGAAGTTTTGGAAG GTGTGAATCTATCGCTTCTTTCTCGTGTGATGTCATCAAGGCTATCCCGTGGGACTTATAATGGTGGATTATTGTCGACTGAAGCTGGAACAATCGCGCGAGTGATTGCAGATGCTACAATAACATTAGGAGGTTATGCGGGGGAGAGTAGACTCTTGAATGTCACTTTACTACCTTCGCTTGCAATCTGTATATTGACGATTATTTGCACGTGTTTGACCTACAATTCACAATACTGA
- the LOC111900446 gene encoding SPX domain-containing membrane protein At4g22990 isoform X4 yields the protein MVAFGKKLKDRQIEEWQGYYIDYKLMKKKVKQYARQIETGGIERRYVLKDFSRMLDIQIEKVVLFLLEQQGILSSRIAKFGEQQETLQIELDLVKIAALREGYRDIGRDLLKLLFFVEINAIGLRKILKKFDKRLGYGFTDYYVKTRANHPYSQLQQVFKHVGLGAVVGAISRNLAELEDRQGSYLSIYDQPTRPLQDPVIDAIRSAVDRLSYSTNFLTFLGQHALIMHEELPMPTEENPDDQRYNFMSLFMNLVNTFLYMVNTYIIVPTADDYSMSLGAAATVCGVVIGAMAVAQIFSSIYFSAWSNKSYFKPLVFSSILLFIGNVMYALAYDFNSISVLLLGRLFCGLGSARAVNRRYISDCVPLKIRMQASAGFVSASALGMACGPALAGLLQLKFKIYMIHINQNTLPGWVMAVAWLLYLIWLSISFREPDRVSHKDLVHDYDTRIDALEKGATQPLLSSEAHQDGEDDDQECDVSEELSEDSHAPVSSLKAAYKLLTPSVKVQLLIYFMLKYAMEILLAESSVITSYYFHWTTGKVSVFLVCLGLTVLPVNIIIGSNISNIFEDRQILLASEIMVFLGILASFNVIIPYTVTQYVLSGLVMFVSAEVLEGVNLSLLSRVMSSRLSRGTYNGGLLSTEAGTIARVIADATITLGGYAGESRLLNVTLLPSLAICILTIICTCLTYNSQY from the exons ATGGTTGCTTTTGGGAAAAAGTTAAAAGACAGACAAATCGAAGAATGGCAAGG ATATTATATCGACTACAAACTTATGAAGAAAAAAGTTAAACAATATGCTCGACAGATTGAAACCGGAGGTATTGAACGTAGATACGTTCTCAAAGATTTCTCAAGAATGCTCGATATCCAG ATTGAAAAAGTTGTTCTCTTTTTACTGGAACAACAAGGGATTCTTTCTAGCAGGATAGCCAAGTTTGGAGAAcaacaagaaactcttcaaatcGAGCTTGATTTAGTCAAAATAGCTgctttgagagaaggttataggGACATTGGAAGAGATCTACTAAAGCTTCTGTTTTTCGTTGAGATAAATGCAATTGGACTTCGTAAGATCCTTAAAAAGTTTGATAAACGTTTAGGCTACGGCTTTACTGATTACTATGTTAAAACACGAGCGAATCATCCTTATTCCCAGCTTCAACAAGTCTTCAAGCATGTG GGTTTAGGGGCTGTGGTAGGCGCCATATCTCGAAATCTAGCAGAACTTGAAGATCGTCAGGGGAGTTACTTATCGATTTATGATCAACCGACTCGCCCTCTTCAG GATCCAGTAATCGACGCAATAAGATCAGCTGTAGACAGATTATCTTACTCGACAAATTTTCTTACTTTTTTGGGGCAACATGCTCTTATCATGCACGAAGAACTACCAATGCCTACAGAGGAAAACCCCGATGATCAAAGATATAATTTCATGTCACTTTTCATGAATTTGGTGAATACATTTCTTTATATGGTGAATACGTATATCATCGTCCCAACAGCAGATGACTACTCCATGAGCTTAGGAGCTGCAGCAACTGTTTGTGGGGTTGTGATTGGTGCCATGGCTGTTGCTCAAATCTTTTCTTCAATCTATTTTAGCGCGTGGTCAAACAAATCGTATTTCAAACCTTTAGTCTTTAGCAGCATCCTTCTTTTTATAGGAAATGTAATGTATGCATTGGCTTATGATTTCAACTCCATATCAGTGCTTCTACTCGGTCGTTTGTTTTGTGG TCTTGGGTCTGCTAGAGCAGTGAACCGAAGGTACATCAGTGATTGTGTCCCACTCAAGATCCGAATGCAGGCTTCAGCAGGTTTCGTTAGTGCGAGTGCTCTTGGAATGGCTTGTGGGCCCGCTCTTGCGGGTTTACTACAATTGAAATTCAAGATTTATATGATTCATATTAACCAAAACACATTACCTGGTTGGGTTATGGCTGTTGCATGGCTTTTATATCTTATATGGCTTTCGATTTCTTTTAGAGAACCCGATCGTGTTTCCCACAAGGATCTTGTCCATGATTATGACACACGTAT TGATGCCCTTGAGAAAGGCGCAACACAGCCACTATTAAGTTCAGAGGCACACCAAGATGGTGAAGATGATGATCAAGAATGTGACGTCAGTGAGGAACTATCAGAAGACTCGCATGCACCCGTTAGTTCCTTAAAGGCAGCATATAAGTTACTCACACCTTCTGTAAAG GTCCAATTGCTGATATATTTTATGCTAAAGTACGCAATGGAGATCTTGTTGGCAGAATCTAGTGTCATAACTTCATACTACTTTCACTGGACTACTGGTAAAGTTTCAGTATTTCTTGTGTGCCTCGGCCTAACTGTTCTTCCTGTAAATATTATCATCGGAAGCAATATCAGCAACATTTTTGAAGACAG ACAAATATTACTAGCATCCGAAATCATGGTTTTTTTGGGGATTCTCGCAAGTTTTAACGTAATAATTCCTTACACCGTGACTCAGTATGTCTTGTCAGGACTCGTGATGTTTGTTTCTGCCGAAGTTTTGGAAG GTGTGAATCTATCGCTTCTTTCTCGTGTGATGTCATCAAGGCTATCCCGTGGGACTTATAATGGTGGATTATTGTCGACTGAAGCTGGAACAATCGCGCGAGTGATTGCAGATGCTACAATAACATTAGGAGGTTATGCGGGGGAGAGTAGACTCTTGAATGTCACTTTACTACCTTCGCTTGCAATCTGTATATTGACGATTATTTGCACGTGTTTGACCTACAATTCACAATACTGA